The Pirellulales bacterium DNA segment CGCCAGCGGCCGCCGATGGAGGGGCCTACTACCGACGCGAGCGCGGCGTGGGCGAGTTCTCGCGAACGCTGCGGTTGCCCTATGAAGTCGACGCCAACAGCGTCGAGGCGACGTTGCGCGACGGCGTCTTGTTGTTGAAGCTGCCGAAGGCCCTCTCGGCGCGACCGCGCAAGATCGAAGTTCAGACCGGCGGGCAACAGTAATCGCCCTTCGTTCGAACGTTCCGCAGAAGCGTATCAACCTTTCCGAATTGCAATGGCGCCGCGCATGGCGGTCCCGAGGAGATAAATCTATGACTAGCGAAGCAACCGTTGAAAAAGACGTTCAAAATCAGCAGGGGTGCCGCACGCGCGGTCCCGAGTCGCGAGTTTTTCGGCCGAGCGTCGATATTTTGGAACTGGCCGACGAATTGTTGATTTTTGCTAATGTGCCAGGAGCCGTGGCCAATCAGATCGACGTTCAGTTCGAGGGTGGCCAATTGACCGTGCGAGCGCCGGTCGCCGCACGCCAAACGGGCGAGACGAACTACTTGCTGCGTGAATACGGCGTCGGCGAGTTTTTGCGAACTTTCCGAGTCGGCGAGCAGATCGACGGTAGTCGGATCACGGCTGAATACACCGACGGCGTTTTGAAGCTGCATCTGCCCAAGGCCGAGGCGGCCAAGCAGCGGAAGATCGAAGTTAAGGGCTGAACCGCGGCCTTTCACTCTCAGCGAACGTCGCAAATTGATGCACGGCCGGCACTAGCGCCGGCCGTGCGTCGTTGTTCCTACACCCGCGGATTGCTACGATTTTGGCATGCGAAAGGGAATTGGCGTCTCGCCGGGCGTGGTGATCGGGAAAGCGTACTGCATTCACGAGATCTTCGTTAACCCGAAGACCCGTCGTCTGGCCGAGGACAAGATATTCGCCGAGCTGCGGCGGTTCGAGCTGGCGCGCGAGCGGACGGCCGCGGATTTGCGCGCTTTGCATCAAAAGGTGGCCACCCAGGTCGGGGCCGAGCAGGCGGCCGTCTTTCGTGCGCACGAGACGATCCTTCATGACCCGGCTTTCACGGCCAAGGTGCGCGAACGGATCGTCGACCAGCGCGAAGCGGCTCCCGCCGCGCTCGAGCATGTGCTGGCGGCGTACACCGCGCTCTTCACGCGCATGGACGACGAGTATCTGCGCGAGCGGCTGGTCGACGTCCGCGACGTCATCATTCGCCTGTCGGGGCATCTGTCGCCCGTGCTGGCCAAAGACCCGGAAGAAGGGAACGGTCCTCTGATCCTCGTGGCCAGCGAACTGTTGCCTTCGCAAGTCGTGGCGCTGGGGAAGCGCGAAGTGGCAGGCATTGTCACGCAGTCTGGGGGACAGACGAGCCACGCGGCGATCCTGGCCCGCAGCCGTGGCGTGCCGGCTGTCAGCGGCGTGCAAGGCATTTTGAAGGCTGTGAAAAATGGCGACACCGTGGTCGTCGACGGTAGCTCAGGCCACGTGATCGTCAATCCCGATGCCGAAGCCGAAAGCGCGTATCGCAAGCTGCAACGCGAATTCATTCATCTGAAGGACGTGCTGGCCGAGAATCGGGACCTGCCGGCTGTGACGGCCGACGGTACGAACGTCGAATTGCTGGCGAACGTCAATAGCGTTGACGACGCGCGCGCTGCGTCCGCCATGGGGGCCGCGGGCATTGGGCTGTTTCGCACCGAGTATTTGTTCCTTACGCATCCCAACGTACCGGACGAGGAAGAGCAACTCGCGGCCTATCGCGCCATCATTGAGGCCAGCCCCGGCCATCGTGTCACGATTCGCACGCTGGACCTGGGGGGGGACAAGACGATTCCCTACCTGGGACACGACCGCGAAGCGAATCCTTTTCTCGGTTGGCGCTCGATTCGGCTGTCGTTCGAGCATCCGCAGTTTTTTACCACCCAGATTCGGGCGATTGTCCGCTCGGCGTTTCAAGCGGCGAAATCGCCGACCAATGTGCGGATCATGTTTCCGATGATTACCACGTTGGAAGAGATGCGGCGCGTCCGCGCTATGGTGCATCGCGTGCGCCGCGCCATGCACGCCGAGGGGGACAACGTACACGACCTGCCGATCGGCCTGATGCTCGAGGTGCCGGCGGCCGCGGTGTCGATCGAGCAGATGCTGGAAGTGGTTGATTTCGTATCGATCGGCTCGAACGATCTGGTGCAATACCTGATGGCCGCCGATCGCGATAACCCCAAGGTGAGCCACCTTTGTCAGCCCCTCAGTCCGCCGGTGCTGAAGGTGCTCAGCGGTGTGATCGCGGCTTGTAACCGGGCCGGCAAGCCTGTTACGTTGTGCGGCGAAATGGCCGGACAGCCACGGGCATTTGTCCTATTGATCGGCATGGGGCTGCGCAGTTTCAGCATGAGCCCGGCCTTCATCCCGATGATCAAGGACCTGACGCGACATCTAACGATCCAAGATGCGGAAGAAATTCTGGCCGGCGCGATGCGTCTGAAGACGACGAGCCAGGTCAATCAGTTCATGGCCAAGCAAATCGCGCGAATCGCGCCAAACCTGCGCCCGCTCGATTCGCAATAAGCCCTTGAGGACTTCGATGAATCGGCAATATTGCGGCTGTAAGTTTCTCTCGGTTGTGGTCAGCATGGCAATCGGCAGTGGGGCGATCTTATTGGGAGATGTAGCCCTGGCCGCTGAGCAATCGCCGGACAAGACGATCGCCATCAAGTCCGAGTCGGGCATCATCTATCCCACGCCGCGGCGCAGCGATCAGACCGACGATTACCACGGCCGGCAAGTAGCAGATCCCTTTCGCTGGCTCGAGGATACCGACAGCGCCGAGACGCGCGAGTGGATCAAGGACGAGAACGAACTGACGTTCGGCTACTTGAAATCGATCCCTGAGCGCGGGCCGATCCGGGCACGCCTGGAAAAGCTGTGGAACTACGAGAAGTACGGTATCCCAACGGCCCGCGGCGGTCGTTTCTTCTACAGTCGCAACGACGGACTACAGAATCAAAGCGTGATCTACGTTGCTGCCTCGCTCGATGCCGAGCCACGCGTGCTGCTGGATCCGAATACGCTGTCGGCCGATGGCACGGTCGCTCTGTCAGGCAGCGCCATTAGCGATGACGGCAAGTTGTTCGCCTACGGCCTGGCGACCGCCGGATCGGACTGGCAGGAATGGCGCGTTCGCGACGTCGAATCCGGTCGCGATTTGGAAGATCGGCTGCAGTGGATCAAATTTTCCGCCGCATCGTGGGCGGCCGACGGTCGCGGTTTCTATTACAGCCGTTACGACGAGCCGGATGAGCAAGCCAAGCTAACCGGCGTCAATTATTTTCAAAAGCTCTTCTTTCACAAGCTCGGCACGCCGCAGAGCAAAGACAAACTGATTTACGAACGCCGCGACGAAAAAGAATGGGGCTTCGACGGACTGGTCACCGACGACGGCCATTGGCTGGTGATCCGCGTGTGGCGCGGCACTGAGCGGAAGAACCAGCTTTTCTATCTCGATCTGACGAAGCCGGACGCCCAGGTCGTTCCGTGGATCACCGGGTTCGACGCGCAGTACGATTTCGTCGGCAACCAGGGGAATACGTTCTTCCTGCGCACCGATCTCGACGCTCCGCGCCACCGTCTGGTTGCGGCCGACGTTACGGCAACGGACCGCGACGGCTGGAAAGAATTGATTCCTGAGCAGGCCGACGTGCTGCAATCGGTCACGCTCGTGGACAAGAAGCTCGTCGCGCTCTACCTGAAGGATGCTCGCAGCCAGGTTCGATTGTTCGACACCGCCGGCACGCCGCGAGGAGAAATCGCGCTGGCGGCAATCGGCACCGTGGCGATTGGCGAGGCGCGGCAGAGCGACAAGGAGCTTTTCTATTCGTTCACCAGCTTTCTCGCCGCGCCGACGATTTATCGCTTCGATGTTGCGTCCGGCAAGACCACGGTGTTTCGTCAGCCGAAGGTCGACTTTGCTGCCGATCGTTATGTGACCGAGCAGGTTTTCTACAAGAGTAAAGACGGCACGCGGGTGCCCATGTTCATTACTCGGCGCAAGGACCTGCCGCTAGATGGCAGCAATCCGACGTACCTGTCTGCCTACGGTGGGTTTGATATTTCGCTGACCCCGTCGTTTTCCCCAGGACGCTTGGTGTGGCTGGAAATGGGGGGCATCTACGCGCAACCGAATTTGCGTGGTGGTGGCGAG contains these protein-coding regions:
- the ptsP gene encoding phosphoenolpyruvate--protein phosphotransferase, coding for MRKGIGVSPGVVIGKAYCIHEIFVNPKTRRLAEDKIFAELRRFELARERTAADLRALHQKVATQVGAEQAAVFRAHETILHDPAFTAKVRERIVDQREAAPAALEHVLAAYTALFTRMDDEYLRERLVDVRDVIIRLSGHLSPVLAKDPEEGNGPLILVASELLPSQVVALGKREVAGIVTQSGGQTSHAAILARSRGVPAVSGVQGILKAVKNGDTVVVDGSSGHVIVNPDAEAESAYRKLQREFIHLKDVLAENRDLPAVTADGTNVELLANVNSVDDARAASAMGAAGIGLFRTEYLFLTHPNVPDEEEQLAAYRAIIEASPGHRVTIRTLDLGGDKTIPYLGHDREANPFLGWRSIRLSFEHPQFFTTQIRAIVRSAFQAAKSPTNVRIMFPMITTLEEMRRVRAMVHRVRRAMHAEGDNVHDLPIGLMLEVPAAAVSIEQMLEVVDFVSIGSNDLVQYLMAADRDNPKVSHLCQPLSPPVLKVLSGVIAACNRAGKPVTLCGEMAGQPRAFVLLIGMGLRSFSMSPAFIPMIKDLTRHLTIQDAEEILAGAMRLKTTSQVNQFMAKQIARIAPNLRPLDSQ
- a CDS encoding prolyl oligopeptidase family serine peptidase — translated: MNRQYCGCKFLSVVVSMAIGSGAILLGDVALAAEQSPDKTIAIKSESGIIYPTPRRSDQTDDYHGRQVADPFRWLEDTDSAETREWIKDENELTFGYLKSIPERGPIRARLEKLWNYEKYGIPTARGGRFFYSRNDGLQNQSVIYVAASLDAEPRVLLDPNTLSADGTVALSGSAISDDGKLFAYGLATAGSDWQEWRVRDVESGRDLEDRLQWIKFSAASWAADGRGFYYSRYDEPDEQAKLTGVNYFQKLFFHKLGTPQSKDKLIYERRDEKEWGFDGLVTDDGHWLVIRVWRGTERKNQLFYLDLTKPDAQVVPWITGFDAQYDFVGNQGNTFFLRTDLDAPRHRLVAADVTATDRDGWKELIPEQADVLQSVTLVDKKLVALYLKDARSQVRLFDTAGTPRGEIALAAIGTVAIGEARQSDKELFYSFTSFLAAPTIYRFDVASGKTTVFRQPKVDFAADRYVTEQVFYKSKDGTRVPMFITRRKDLPLDGSNPTYLSAYGGFDISLTPSFSPGRLVWLEMGGIYAQPNLRGGGEYGRAWHEAGMKSRKQNVFDDFIAAAEWLIENRYTQASRLAISGRSNGGLLVGAALTQRPELFGATLPGVGVMDMLRFHRFTIGWAWVSEYGSADNADDFSTLYSYSPLHNIRPDTKYPATLITTADHDDRVVPGHSFKFAATLQGAQAGPAPILIRIETSAGHGAGTPTAKLIEEAADGYAFLVKALEVKVAPDFGNTVDPPRAKNYVAPTEQLVTEIFVRDLEASVAFYEKLGFKLLRKQGGFAELAWEGHKLFLDQRAKLPPVPDFPAANVRVMVPDVDAFWKRCNEMKARVVAPIGDRYYGLRDFTVADPDGYGVRFGSLLGSRKKAE
- a CDS encoding Hsp20/alpha crystallin family protein, which encodes MTSEATVEKDVQNQQGCRTRGPESRVFRPSVDILELADELLIFANVPGAVANQIDVQFEGGQLTVRAPVAARQTGETNYLLREYGVGEFLRTFRVGEQIDGSRITAEYTDGVLKLHLPKAEAAKQRKIEVKG